The proteins below are encoded in one region of Girardinichthys multiradiatus isolate DD_20200921_A chromosome 19, DD_fGirMul_XY1, whole genome shotgun sequence:
- the LOC124855550 gene encoding JNK1/MAPK8-associated membrane protein isoform X2, whose translation MVTLAVALFGPAGGVFFRVLNGVAVSSTCPGLYCGRIMMNGSVEGECGVCPRGERANIQKVCERCIESPELYDWLYLGFMAMLPLVLHWFFIEWYSGKKSSSALLQHATAMLECSVSAVVTLLLTEPVGKLSIRSCRVQMLSDWYTMLYNPSPDYVNTLHCTQEAVYPLYTVVLIYYAFCLVMMMLLRPLLVKKIACGLGKTDRFRSIYAALYFFPIVTVLQAVGGGLLYYAFPYIILVLSLVTLAVYMSASEIQSFQSLISKKKRLVVLFSHWLLHGYGIISICLLDKLELSLPLLALVPGPTLFYIATAKFTEPSRILSEGSSRH comes from the exons GAGTAGCTGTGAGCTCCACATGTCCTGGTCTGTACTGCGGTCGGATCATGATGAATGGGTCGGTGGAGGGAGAGTGTGGA GTTTGTCCTCGAGGAGAGCGGGCCAACATCCAGAAGGTCTGTGAGCGCTGCATTGAGTCCCCTGAACTCTATGACTGGCTCTACCTGGGCTTCATGGCCATGCTGCCGCTGGTGCTGCACTGGTTCTTCATCGAGTGGTACTCTGGGAAGAAGAG TTCCAGCGCTCTGCTGCAGCACGCCACCGCCATGTTGGAGTGCAGTGTGTCAGCTGTGGTCACTCTGCTGCTCACTGAACCAGTGGGAAAACTCAGCATCCGGTCATGTCGGGTCCAGATGTTGTCCGACTGGTACACCATGCTGTACAACCCAAGCCCGGACTACGTCAACACTTTACACTGCACGCAGGAGGCCGTGTACCCGCT CTACACCGTAGTGTTAATCTACTACGCCTTCTGCCTGGTAATGATGATGCTGCTACGCCCCCTGCTGGTGAAGAAGATTGCGTGTGGCCTTGGGAAGACGGACCGCTTCAGGAGCATCTACGCCGCTCTGTACTTCTTCCCCATCGTCACCGTGCTGCAGGCGGTCGGCGGCGGGCTGCTGT ACTATGCCTTTCCCTACATCATACTGGTCCTGTCACTGGTCACGCTGGCTGTTTACATGTCTGCCTCTGAGATTCAG TCCTTCCAGTCTCTTATCTCCAAGAAGAAGCGTCTGGTGGTTCTCTTCAGCCATTGGCTGCTCCATGGTTATGGAATAATCTCTATCTGCCTACTGGATAAACTGGAGCTGTCCCTGCCGTTGCTCGCTCTCGTTCCAGGACCAACATTGTTCTACATCGCTACGGCCAAGTTCACAGAGCCCAGTCGCATCCTCTCTGAGGGCAGCAGCAGGCACTGA
- the LOC124855550 gene encoding JNK1/MAPK8-associated membrane protein isoform X3, which translates to MMNGSVEGECGVCPRGERANIQKVCERCIESPELYDWLYLGFMAMLPLVLHWFFIEWYSGKKSSSALLQHATAMLECSVSAVVTLLLTEPVGKLSIRSCRVQMLSDWYTMLYNPSPDYVNTLHCTQEAVYPLYTVVLIYYAFCLVMMMLLRPLLVKKIACGLGKTDRFRSIYAALYFFPIVTVLQAVGGGLLYYAFPYIILVLSLVTLAVYMSASEIQSFQSLISKKKRLVVLFSHWLLHGYGIISICLLDKLELSLPLLALVPGPTLFYIATAKFTEPSRILSEGSSRH; encoded by the exons ATGATGAATGGGTCGGTGGAGGGAGAGTGTGGA GTTTGTCCTCGAGGAGAGCGGGCCAACATCCAGAAGGTCTGTGAGCGCTGCATTGAGTCCCCTGAACTCTATGACTGGCTCTACCTGGGCTTCATGGCCATGCTGCCGCTGGTGCTGCACTGGTTCTTCATCGAGTGGTACTCTGGGAAGAAGAG TTCCAGCGCTCTGCTGCAGCACGCCACCGCCATGTTGGAGTGCAGTGTGTCAGCTGTGGTCACTCTGCTGCTCACTGAACCAGTGGGAAAACTCAGCATCCGGTCATGTCGGGTCCAGATGTTGTCCGACTGGTACACCATGCTGTACAACCCAAGCCCGGACTACGTCAACACTTTACACTGCACGCAGGAGGCCGTGTACCCGCT CTACACCGTAGTGTTAATCTACTACGCCTTCTGCCTGGTAATGATGATGCTGCTACGCCCCCTGCTGGTGAAGAAGATTGCGTGTGGCCTTGGGAAGACGGACCGCTTCAGGAGCATCTACGCCGCTCTGTACTTCTTCCCCATCGTCACCGTGCTGCAGGCGGTCGGCGGCGGGCTGCTGT ACTATGCCTTTCCCTACATCATACTGGTCCTGTCACTGGTCACGCTGGCTGTTTACATGTCTGCCTCTGAGATTCAG TCCTTCCAGTCTCTTATCTCCAAGAAGAAGCGTCTGGTGGTTCTCTTCAGCCATTGGCTGCTCCATGGTTATGGAATAATCTCTATCTGCCTACTGGATAAACTGGAGCTGTCCCTGCCGTTGCTCGCTCTCGTTCCAGGACCAACATTGTTCTACATCGCTACGGCCAAGTTCACAGAGCCCAGTCGCATCCTCTCTGAGGGCAGCAGCAGGCACTGA
- the LOC124855550 gene encoding JNK1/MAPK8-associated membrane protein isoform X1 yields MSSGVAVSSTCPGLYCGRIMMNGSVEGECGVCPRGERANIQKVCERCIESPELYDWLYLGFMAMLPLVLHWFFIEWYSGKKSSSALLQHATAMLECSVSAVVTLLLTEPVGKLSIRSCRVQMLSDWYTMLYNPSPDYVNTLHCTQEAVYPLYTVVLIYYAFCLVMMMLLRPLLVKKIACGLGKTDRFRSIYAALYFFPIVTVLQAVGGGLLYYAFPYIILVLSLVTLAVYMSASEIQSFQSLISKKKRLVVLFSHWLLHGYGIISICLLDKLELSLPLLALVPGPTLFYIATAKFTEPSRILSEGSSRH; encoded by the exons GAGTAGCTGTGAGCTCCACATGTCCTGGTCTGTACTGCGGTCGGATCATGATGAATGGGTCGGTGGAGGGAGAGTGTGGA GTTTGTCCTCGAGGAGAGCGGGCCAACATCCAGAAGGTCTGTGAGCGCTGCATTGAGTCCCCTGAACTCTATGACTGGCTCTACCTGGGCTTCATGGCCATGCTGCCGCTGGTGCTGCACTGGTTCTTCATCGAGTGGTACTCTGGGAAGAAGAG TTCCAGCGCTCTGCTGCAGCACGCCACCGCCATGTTGGAGTGCAGTGTGTCAGCTGTGGTCACTCTGCTGCTCACTGAACCAGTGGGAAAACTCAGCATCCGGTCATGTCGGGTCCAGATGTTGTCCGACTGGTACACCATGCTGTACAACCCAAGCCCGGACTACGTCAACACTTTACACTGCACGCAGGAGGCCGTGTACCCGCT CTACACCGTAGTGTTAATCTACTACGCCTTCTGCCTGGTAATGATGATGCTGCTACGCCCCCTGCTGGTGAAGAAGATTGCGTGTGGCCTTGGGAAGACGGACCGCTTCAGGAGCATCTACGCCGCTCTGTACTTCTTCCCCATCGTCACCGTGCTGCAGGCGGTCGGCGGCGGGCTGCTGT ACTATGCCTTTCCCTACATCATACTGGTCCTGTCACTGGTCACGCTGGCTGTTTACATGTCTGCCTCTGAGATTCAG TCCTTCCAGTCTCTTATCTCCAAGAAGAAGCGTCTGGTGGTTCTCTTCAGCCATTGGCTGCTCCATGGTTATGGAATAATCTCTATCTGCCTACTGGATAAACTGGAGCTGTCCCTGCCGTTGCTCGCTCTCGTTCCAGGACCAACATTGTTCTACATCGCTACGGCCAAGTTCACAGAGCCCAGTCGCATCCTCTCTGAGGGCAGCAGCAGGCACTGA
- the LOC124855550 gene encoding JNK1/MAPK8-associated membrane protein isoform X4 yields the protein MAMLPLVLHWFFIEWYSGKKSSSALLQHATAMLECSVSAVVTLLLTEPVGKLSIRSCRVQMLSDWYTMLYNPSPDYVNTLHCTQEAVYPLYTVVLIYYAFCLVMMMLLRPLLVKKIACGLGKTDRFRSIYAALYFFPIVTVLQAVGGGLLYYAFPYIILVLSLVTLAVYMSASEIQSFQSLISKKKRLVVLFSHWLLHGYGIISICLLDKLELSLPLLALVPGPTLFYIATAKFTEPSRILSEGSSRH from the exons ATGGCCATGCTGCCGCTGGTGCTGCACTGGTTCTTCATCGAGTGGTACTCTGGGAAGAAGAG TTCCAGCGCTCTGCTGCAGCACGCCACCGCCATGTTGGAGTGCAGTGTGTCAGCTGTGGTCACTCTGCTGCTCACTGAACCAGTGGGAAAACTCAGCATCCGGTCATGTCGGGTCCAGATGTTGTCCGACTGGTACACCATGCTGTACAACCCAAGCCCGGACTACGTCAACACTTTACACTGCACGCAGGAGGCCGTGTACCCGCT CTACACCGTAGTGTTAATCTACTACGCCTTCTGCCTGGTAATGATGATGCTGCTACGCCCCCTGCTGGTGAAGAAGATTGCGTGTGGCCTTGGGAAGACGGACCGCTTCAGGAGCATCTACGCCGCTCTGTACTTCTTCCCCATCGTCACCGTGCTGCAGGCGGTCGGCGGCGGGCTGCTGT ACTATGCCTTTCCCTACATCATACTGGTCCTGTCACTGGTCACGCTGGCTGTTTACATGTCTGCCTCTGAGATTCAG TCCTTCCAGTCTCTTATCTCCAAGAAGAAGCGTCTGGTGGTTCTCTTCAGCCATTGGCTGCTCCATGGTTATGGAATAATCTCTATCTGCCTACTGGATAAACTGGAGCTGTCCCTGCCGTTGCTCGCTCTCGTTCCAGGACCAACATTGTTCTACATCGCTACGGCCAAGTTCACAGAGCCCAGTCGCATCCTCTCTGAGGGCAGCAGCAGGCACTGA